From Microcystis aeruginosa NIES-2549, a single genomic window includes:
- a CDS encoding pyruvate kinase, translated as MSLTLSEQLKREQLSYPQTLLHHLQRLRHFVTVEGEEKLQQWKNLIEKDNFQPSTRNLAYYLALRQEDIRDLQLALMPWGLSSLGRIESKVLPTLDAVIATLGAVCHQEASLLPKHPPLEAFFQGDQLLASHSAEVFGLPSPRRQVRIMVTMPTEAATDPDFIAQLLRCGMDCIRINCAHDSPKEWQGMLENLREAVKNPENLVNGHTCKVYMDLAGPKIRLEQILAPQSQTRLYQGDFLLLTTQAPHTAHPQYFQANCSQPEIIPQIPVGAKVWIDDGHIGAEVIAIMPEGLLLKITHAREKGEKLKADKGLNFPDTVLNIDPLTAKDRQDLDFIAENADIIGYSFVQKASDIETLQLELQSRLGDAWRQKAIVAKIETPLAVKNLPELIIHAAGKQPFGVMIARGDLAVEIGYQRLAEIQEEILWLCEAAHIPVIWATQVLENLVQKSIPSRAEITDAAMAERAECVMLNKGKYIREAVTILDDVLQRMQTHQAKKTPQLRALHSWV; from the coding sequence ATGTCTTTAACTCTCTCAGAACAACTCAAACGAGAACAATTATCCTATCCCCAAACTCTTCTCCATCATCTGCAAAGGTTACGGCATTTTGTGACAGTAGAAGGAGAGGAGAAATTGCAGCAGTGGAAAAACCTGATTGAAAAGGATAATTTTCAACCTAGCACCCGTAATTTAGCCTATTATCTCGCCCTGAGACAAGAAGATATCCGGGATTTACAATTAGCTTTAATGCCCTGGGGATTATCTTCCCTCGGCCGGATTGAATCGAAAGTTTTACCGACCCTCGATGCGGTAATTGCCACTTTAGGGGCGGTTTGTCATCAAGAAGCCTCATTATTACCCAAACATCCCCCTTTAGAGGCATTTTTCCAAGGAGATCAACTTTTAGCCTCCCATAGCGCCGAAGTTTTCGGTCTGCCTTCCCCCCGGCGTCAGGTGCGAATTATGGTGACAATGCCGACGGAGGCGGCAACTGACCCCGATTTTATCGCTCAATTACTGCGTTGCGGGATGGACTGTATTCGCATTAATTGCGCCCATGATAGCCCGAAAGAGTGGCAGGGAATGCTCGAAAATCTGCGCGAGGCGGTCAAAAATCCCGAAAATTTAGTCAATGGACATACCTGTAAAGTTTATATGGACTTAGCGGGCCCAAAAATCCGTTTAGAACAGATTTTAGCCCCCCAGTCCCAAACCAGACTATATCAAGGGGATTTTCTCCTCTTAACCACCCAAGCGCCCCATACTGCCCATCCTCAGTATTTTCAGGCTAATTGTTCCCAACCGGAGATTATTCCCCAAATTCCCGTCGGGGCGAAAGTTTGGATTGATGATGGTCATATTGGGGCTGAAGTTATTGCCATAATGCCAGAAGGTCTTTTACTAAAAATTACCCACGCCAGGGAGAAAGGGGAAAAACTCAAAGCAGATAAGGGCCTAAATTTCCCCGATACTGTCTTAAATATCGATCCTTTGACCGCAAAAGACCGGCAAGATTTAGATTTTATTGCCGAAAATGCCGATATTATCGGTTACTCTTTTGTACAAAAAGCCAGCGATATCGAGACACTACAGCTAGAGTTACAAAGTCGTTTGGGGGATGCTTGGCGACAAAAAGCAATCGTGGCCAAAATAGAAACACCTTTAGCCGTGAAAAATCTGCCGGAATTAATCATCCATGCCGCCGGTAAACAACCTTTTGGGGTGATGATTGCCCGGGGTGATTTGGCTGTAGAAATTGGCTATCAAAGATTAGCAGAAATTCAAGAGGAAATTCTCTGGTTATGCGAAGCGGCCCATATTCCGGTAATTTGGGCCACCCAAGTCCTAGAAAATCTGGTCCAGAAAAGTATTCCTTCCCGGGCCGAGATTACCGATGCCGCTATGGCCGAAAGGGCCGAATGTGTCATGCTGAATAAGGGGAAATATATCCGGGAAGCGGTGACAATTCTCGATGATGTTTTACAAAGAATGCAGACCCACCAAGCTAAAAAAACGCCCCAATTACGCGCTCTCCATTCTTGGGTTTAA